ACCACCAACCAAGACAGGTTAGGCATTTCAATTCAACTCACAAGCACTTTTCCTACATGAAGGTTTGGATAGTTagttaagttgagatgaaatgaaataagagttgaaagttgaataaaatattattataatattacttttattttggactttgaaaaggttgaattttttattatattttgtttgaaagtttgagaaagttataatgattagataaaatgagttaagaTGGTTTTTGAATCCAAATAATGCCTTAAATTAGTTAAGTTATTAGCAATGAAAAAGAATGAATCTAATATCTTGTAACAATCTTAACAGATCCTAACACCGAGAGCAGACTGAAGCTTCTTATGAgcttaaatatatatgttccaAGAGATGAACGTTTTGGTCACTTGAAGATGTCAGACTTCCTTGCTTATGCACTGAAATCCGTAGCTCAAGTCCTTAAACCTGAGCTGGAATCTCTATTTGATAGCACTCCAAAAGAGTTTGACAGCTTCCAAGACGTGCTTAACCTGTATGAAGGAGGAATTAAGCTGCCTGACAATGTACTTAAGAATATTAGGGACAACATCCCGGCGGAGATGCTAAAGGAAATTTTCCCAACTGATGGTGAAGGACTCCTCAAATATCCAATGCCCCAAGTGATTAAAGGTATCCTTTCTTTTTCCAAGGAACAGCCTCTTTCACGTGACAGGATAGTCTAAAATGACAAATTCAAGTACTTTAGGATACATGTGCCTCCAAATACCATTTTCTTCGAATTAATAGTTGTGTCTCAATGATTTGGAGCAGAGGATAGGTCTGCATGGAGGACTGATGAAGAATTTGCGAGAGAGATGCTGGCTGGAGTAAACCCTGTCATCATTCGTAGTCTTCAAGTAATCTCCAGCTTCTATGATTAATTTCATTGCAAATGTTCCCAAAGGGATTAATGTAGAGACAAGAAAGAATTCaaatttgcttttcttttctttttactctGATATTAATTCTAAGCTAATGCAGGAATTCCCTCCCACAAGCAAGCTTGATAGTAAAGTATATGGTGATCAGACCAGTAAAATTACCAAAGAACACATAGAAAATAACATAGATGGGCTCAGCATAGATGAGGTATATTCCTGAATTCAGTTATCCCACAGAATGATTATGGACAAAGTAGTCTGCAGTTGCAATTAAATTACATTGCTATATTCTTATAACTGTGAACTATAATGATTGAAATGTATTTCTTCAAAGGCAATCAAGAAGAACAAGTTGTTCATATTAGACCACCATGATGCTTTAATGCCGTATCTGAGGCGAATAAACTCAACTTCCACAAAGACTTATGCCAGCAGGACAATCCTTTTCTTGAAAAGCGATGGGACTTTGAGGCCATTAGCAATTGAATTAAGCTTGCCCCATCCTGAGCAAGATCAGTTTGGTGCCATTAGCAAAGTTTACACACCAGCTGAACAGGGTGTTGAAAGTACCATTTGGCAACTGGCAAAAGCTTATGCAGCCGTAAATGACTCTGGATATCATCAGCTCATTAGCCACTGGTACACCTCTTCAAAGAAGCATAGCAAATAAATCCATTCCATATGACAAACTCATCTTGAATACGTTTTGTATTGGTCACAGGTTAAATACCCATGCTGCAATTGAACCATTTGTGATAGCGACAAACAGGCAGCTGAGTGTGCTTCACCCAATTCAGAAGCTTCTTCATCCTCACTTCCGTGACACCATGAACATAAATGCTTTTGCCCGGCAGATCCTCATTAATGGTGGCGGAATTCTGGAAGCAACTGTTTTTCCAGCAAAGTATTCCATGGAGATGTCATCAGTAGTTTACAAGAACTGGATTTTTCCTGAGCAAGCGCTTCCTGCAGATCTCATCAAGAGGTAAATGTTTCACTCTAGAACATAGTGACACATTCATGCTGCGTAAGGTATTCGCCATTAGAACTAACTTAAAACTCAGAAATGTGTTGACTTTATTAATCAAGGAAACTGGATAACACTTCAAAGATACTTCAGAAAGGGTAAACTTTACTTTAAAAGGCATaacgtttaaaaaaaaagttaagccAAATTTCAGGACTTCAAGTTTTGGTTGTGTAATTGGCTAAATCCCTTAAGAAAACTATCGTAATGATGTTATACATCTCAAATGGCATGTTCCCCTTTTGTTGCATTCAGAGGAATGGCAATTAAGGATTCAAGTTCCCCACACGGTCTGCGCCTTCTGATCGAGGACTATCCATATGCTGTTGATGGGCTGGAAATCTGGTCAGCTATCAGAACATGGGTCGAAGACTACTGCTCCTTCTATTACAAGAATAATGAAATGGTCCAAAAGGACTCTGAGCTGCAGTCCTGGTGGAAGGAACTCAGAGAGGAGGGTCATGGCGACAAGAAAGATGAGCCCTGGTGGCCTAAAATGCAGACACGTGAAGAGCTTGTAGAAACATGCACTATCATTATATGGATTGCATCTGCGCTCCATGCAGCACTCAACTTTGGACAGTACCCTTATGCAGGCTACCTACCAAACCGGCCAACAATAAGCCGTCGTTTTATGCCTGAAGAAGGCACTCCTGAGTACGAGGAACTCAAGACAGACCCCGACAAGGCTTTCTTGAAAACAATTACTGCCCAGCTCCCAACCCTTATTGGTGTTGCCCTCATAGAACTTCTGTCAAGGCATTCTACTGATGAGGTCTATCCTGGGCAAAGAGATACCCCTGAATGGACATTGGACGCGCAGCCATTGGAAGCCTTTGATAGATTTGGAAAGAAGCTGGCTGCTATTGAGGACAGAATTATAAGCATGAACAATGACAAGAAATTGAAGAACCGGGTTGGAGCAGTCAACGTGCCATATACTTTACTCTATCCCACAAGTAATGAAAGTGGACTTAGTGGCAAGGGAATTCCCAATAGTGTCTCGATCTAAAGCTTCTGCATCGGTTTGTTTACTAAAGTTGTTACAGTAATGctttttttttgcctttgatTACTTGTTCTATCGACTTATTTCTCATTACTAGTGGGAATTCAACTATTAGAATAGTAACTGTGAAGTTCAAATCACTTTATtagaataatatcaaatcaagttCTAATGAAATCTTGAAATCTTTAAAATCTCTTGATACACCTCAAACAGAAAACTTTGAAGTCGAGTTGACTGTAGTCTTCACATACGTTAATGTGTTCAGACCAAccttaaagaatatttgggcCAACAAATAACGCAATAATAAAAGCTCACGGTTAATAAAAATACTCCAAAGAAGTCTATTTAAGGCAAaatatggttttttttattaaaaaaaaaaaatacggtacttcaattttattgattgtcCTCACTTGTAGCGGAGGAAAACTGTGATTACAACAAGTAACCTGGGGAATACCAATAaacaataaaaccaaaacccatgcatcaaaaaactaaatcatctAGAATCAAAGCACGATAACAATCCAGTACttggaaaaaaatagaattctATAGAATAACCAAAccaagaaaagaataaagaaccCTGTAAAAGAGAGACAAGCAAATCAGGATACTAATGACAAATAAAGCAAATGCAACTTACCAGAGAAACCACTAAGAGATCCACAGATAAGGAATGCCAATTATGTCCATGTGGAGAAGACCTCTTAATCTACTAGGCAGCTCACCAGACCAGTCGAAATTTAAACAACCAGCTCCCCTCTTAATAAAATAATCTGCCACAGCATTACCTTCTCGGAAAACATGATTCACTCTATACACCATACAATTAAGATAACCATGTaactcctcccaaaaatcctctaaATACCAAATATTACAACCACTCTTGGTAAACCAGTTAACCAGCAATTGAGAATCAGTCTCAATTTCAACTTGAAAAAAACCCAAATGATAGCTCCTACGAACACCTTCCAACAAACTTCTAAGTTCAGCAAAATTATTAGAGCCCTGGTCCAAGAAAACAGAGTAAGCATCAAGTAACCTACCACTATCATCTCAAATGACGCCTCCAACCCCTGATGGACCAGGATTACTAAGGCTACTCCCATCAGTATTAAGCTTGACCCAACCCTGAGGAGGCCTAGTCCACCTCACCACACGAACCTTCGTAGGTCTAGGATGTAAAACCGAGATATCCAGTCTTTGTAAAATAGCAACATCCTTGTTAGGAAGTCTAGTAACTTTCATGATCAAATCCATAATACGAAGAATCCATAATTTAATAGCATGCCAAACTGAATCAATGATGTTAACCCTGTCTTCATGCCAGGCTTTACACCGCCTATTCCAAAGcttccaagaaacaatagaaggGAGGAGACCAAATATAATCCAGGCCTGGGAAGACTTTCCCACACGACAAAACCAAAAATTCGATTGTTCCTACCAAGTTTGGAAGACTCCCATATGTACACCTAAATGAATAGCAGCCAATCGCCAAATGTGTCCGACAAAGTCACTAGTACAAAgcacatgattcaaatccttggtatgaccGATAGAACAACAATTACACTTAGAAGCCATAGGAATGCCAACCATTTTGATCCTATCATTTACACTCAAACAATTATTAAAagccttccacatcataatagaaattttcttaGGAAGGTGGAGAATGCCAAATCAAATGAGCCCAAAGTAAAGGAGACACCCTAACCCTAACACAATCTCAAACATTTTTAGTAGAAAATAGCCCACCAATATCCTTTAGCCAAATTAAAACATCTTGCCCCCTCCTTCTGCCTAGCCAAGAAATGACACAGATCATAAGCTTTTTGATAACCCACTAGACATTCCAAAAGATGAATATCCCACCCATTCTCAATATGGCaatctttaattttcaaataaggTTGCTCAATCACAGGAAATTGACTACTAAGAGGCCATCCTCCTCCCAGttatcataccaaaaagaaaGATTACCCTCTTTTACCATCCACTTAGACCCATTTAAAACTTCCGGGATACAACGGATAATCAATTTCTAAAATTGAGTACCCTTTTGAGGTGCCAAAAGagataaatgattatttttaatgtacTTTCCTTTAAAAATCACCTTCATCAATAGTTCTACAAATATGATTTCAAGAAATCCATCTCCTTTTAAACTTGCCATCAAAATCGCCCAAAAGAAAGAGCTCAGAAGCTTATTCAAAGCCATGAGGACAATCTTAGGGACATGTAACATGGCAAGAAGATGGTTACATGTCCCTAAGATTAGTGGCCATACTAGATAAGACATGATATAGAAGAATAGTTCTTCCACCAGCTGGGAGCATTTTCCTCTTCCAACTTGCAATCTTTTTTTGGACTTTACCAAGTAATTCCCCAAAATGACTAGCCTTAAGTCTCCCCACCACAATAGGCACACCCAAATACTTAGGGAAAGATCCTTCAAAAAAACCAGGCATGTGAAGAATGAAAAGCTTCCTAGAAATAGGAATTTTCTTGTAGAAATAAATTGCACTTTTATCCTTATTAAAAACTTGATCCGTCCAATCTTCATAAAGAGTCAAGACTTTCATCTAATTCCTCATAGATTTTTTACCACCATTAGCAAAAATTGCAACATCATCCGCATACATAAGGTGGGAAATAAGAGGAATACCTCTAACTTGAGAAAACTGACCAATTTTTACCTTTGTAAAAATAATGCTTGAGAAGGCGAGAGAGCACCTCTTGCatgataataaacaaataagggaaaagatgttcaccttgcctcaaaccacgctttcctttaaaaaaactcCAAAGAAGTCCCATTCATTATGATGGAATACCAAAGGGAGGAAATACAAGCTTGAATCATATCAGAAACATGAGAAGAAAAACCAAAGTTGGCCAAGACATGAAGTACGAATTTCCaatccactctatcat
This genomic window from Carya illinoinensis cultivar Pawnee chromosome 7, C.illinoinensisPawnee_v1, whole genome shotgun sequence contains:
- the LOC122314898 gene encoding probable linoleate 9S-lipoxygenase 5; its protein translation is MIHNIIKKITSCDGDKKKIEGKVVLMKKNVLDFNDFNASILDRVHELLGQKVSLQLISAVNGDPTENGLRGTLGKPAYLERWISTITPLIAGESAFKVTFDWDEDIGTPGAFLIRNNHHSEFYLKSLTLEGVPGQGRIHFVCNSWVYPEDQYKKDRVFFSNKTYLPSETPGPLLEYREEELVNLRGDGTGELQKWERVYDYAYYNDLGNPDEDPEYARPVLGGSAEYPYPRRGRTGRPPTKTDPNTESRLKLLMSLNIYVPRDERFGHLKMSDFLAYALKSVAQVLKPELESLFDSTPKEFDSFQDVLNLYEGGIKLPDNVLKNIRDNIPAEMLKEIFPTDGEGLLKYPMPQVIKEDRSAWRTDEEFAREMLAGVNPVIIRSLQEFPPTSKLDSKVYGDQTSKITKEHIENNIDGLSIDEAIKKNKLFILDHHDALMPYLRRINSTSTKTYASRTILFLKSDGTLRPLAIELSLPHPEQDQFGAISKVYTPAEQGVESTIWQLAKAYAAVNDSGYHQLISHWLNTHAAIEPFVIATNRQLSVLHPIQKLLHPHFRDTMNINAFARQILINGGGILEATVFPAKYSMEMSSVVYKNWIFPEQALPADLIKRGMAIKDSSSPHGLRLLIEDYPYAVDGLEIWSAIRTWVEDYCSFYYKNNEMVQKDSELQSWWKELREEGHGDKKDEPWWPKMQTREELVETCTIIIWIASALHAALNFGQYPYAGYLPNRPTISRRFMPEEGTPEYEELKTDPDKAFLKTITAQLPTLIGVALIELLSRHSTDEVYPGQRDTPEWTLDAQPLEAFDRFGKKLAAIEDRIISMNNDKKLKNRVGAVNVPYTLLYPTSNESGLSGKGIPNSVSI